The following proteins come from a genomic window of Triticum aestivum cultivar Chinese Spring chromosome 6A, IWGSC CS RefSeq v2.1, whole genome shotgun sequence:
- the LOC100049022 gene encoding alpha/beta-gliadin A-I precursor (The RefSeq protein has 1 substitution compared to this genomic sequence) — MKTFLILALLAIVATTATTAVRVPVPQLQPQNPSQQQPQEQVPLVQQQQFLGQQQPFPPQQPYPQPQPFPSQQPYLQLQPFPQPQLPYSQPQPFRPQQPYPQPQPQYSQPQQPISQQQQQQQQQQQQQQQQQKQILQQILQQQLIPCMDVVLQQHNIAHGRSQVLQQSTYQLLQELCCQHLWQIPEQSQCQAIQNVVHAIILHQQQKQQQQPSSQVSFQQPLQQYPLGQGSFRPSQQNPQDQGSVQPQQLPQFEEIRNLALQMLPAMCNVYIPPYCTIAPFGIFGTN; from the coding sequence ATGAAGACCTTTCTCATCCTTGCCCTCCCTGCTATCGTGGCGACCACCGCCACAACTGCAGTTAGAGTTCCAGTGCCACAATTGCAGCCACAAAATCCATCTCAGCAACAGCCACAAGAGCAAGTTCCATTGGTACAACAACAACAATTTCTAGGGCAGCAACAACCATTTCCACCACAACAACCATATCCACAGCCGCAACCATTTCCATCACAACAACCATATCTGCAGCTGCAACCATTTCCGCAGCCGCAACTACCATATTCGCAGCCACAACCATTTCGACCACAACAACCATATCCACAACCGCAACCACAGTATTCGCAACCACAACAACCAATttcacagcagcagcagcagcagcaacaacaacaacaacaacaacaacaacaacaaaagcaaATCCTTCAACAAATTTTGCAACAACAACTGATTCCATGCATGGATGTTGTATTGCAGCAACACAACATAGCGCATGGAAGATCACAAGTTTTGCAACAAAGTACTTACCAGCTGTTGCAAGAATTGTGTTGTCAGCACCTATGGCAGATCCCTGAGCAGTCGCAGTGTCAGGCCATCCAAAATGTTGTTCATGCTATTATTCTGcatcaacaacaaaaacaacaacaacaaccatcgAGCCAGGTGTCCTTCCAACAGCCTCTGCAACAATATCCATTAGGCCAGGGCTCCTTCCGGCCATCTCAGCAAAACCCACAGGACCAGGGCTCTGTCCAGCCTCAACAACTGCCCCAGTTCGAGGAAATAAGGAACCTAGCGCTACAGATGCTACCTGCAATGTGCAATGTCTACATCCCTCCATATTGCACAATCGCGCCATTTGGCATCTTCGGTACTAACTGA